The following are encoded together in the Cynocephalus volans isolate mCynVol1 chromosome 4, mCynVol1.pri, whole genome shotgun sequence genome:
- the LOC134375496 gene encoding mas-related G-protein coupled receptor member F isoform X1 has translation MAGNCSWEAHPTNRNKMCPGVSEAPELYSRGFLTIEQITMLPPPAVMNYIFLLLCLCGLVGNGLVLWFFGFSIKRNPFSIYFLHLASADVGYLFSKAMFSILNTGGFVGAFADYVRSVSQILGLCTFVAGVSLLPAISTERCVSVIFPAWYWHRRPKRLSAVVCALLWILSLLVTSIHSYFCGSLGHEASGVACRHMDIFLGILLFLLFCPLMVLPCLALILHVECRARRRQRSAKLNHVILAMVSVFLVSSIYLGIDWFLFWVFQIPAPFPEYVTDLCICINSSAKPVIYFLAGRDKSQRLWEPLRVVFQRALRDGAELGEAGGGTPNTVTMEMQCPSGNAS, from the exons ATGGCTGGAAACTGCTCCTGGGAGGCCCATCCCAccaacaggaacaag ATGTGTCCCGGCGTGAGTGAGGCCCCAGAGCTGTACAGCCGTGGCTTCCTGACCATAGAGCAGATCACCATGCTGCCACCCCCTGCCGTCATGAATTACATCTTCCTGCTGCTCTGCCTGTGTGGCCTGGTGGGCAATGGGCTGGTCCTCTGGTTTTTCGGCTTCTCCATCAAGAGGAACCCCTTCTCCATCTACTTCCTGCACTTGGCCAGCGCCGACGTCGGCTACCTCTTTAGCAAGGCCATGTTCTCCATCCTCAACACGGGGGGCTTTGTGGGCGCGTTTGCTGACTATGTCCGCAGCGTGTCCCAGATCCTGGGGCTCTGCACATTTGTCGCCGGCGTGAGCCTCCTGCCAGCCATCAGCACGGAGCGCTGCGTGTCGGTCATCTTTCCCGCCTGGTACTGGCACCGGCGGCCCAAGCGCCTGTCGGCTGTGGTGTGTGCCCTGCTCTGGATCCTGTCGCTCCTGGTCACCAGCATACACAGCTACTTCTGTGGGTCCCTGGGCCACGAGGCCTCCGGCGTGGCCTGCAGACACATGGACATCTTCCTGGGcatcctgctcttcctcctcttctgcccGCTCATGGTGCTGCCCTGCCTGGCCCTCATCCTGCACGTGGAGTGCCGGGCCCGGCGGCGCCAGCGGTCTGCCAAGCTCAACCACGTCATCCTGGCCATGGTCTCGGTCTTCCTCGTGTCCTCCATCTACTTAGGGATCGACTGGTTCCTCTTCTGGGTCTTCCAGATCCCGGCCCCCTTCCCCGAGTATGTCACCGACCTGTGCATCTGCATCAACAGCAGTGCCAAGCCCGTCATCTACTTCCTGGCCGGCAGGGACAAGTCGCAGCGGCTGTGGGAGCCTCTCAGGGTGGTCTTCCAGCGCGCCCTGCGGGACGGCGCCGAGCTGGGGGAGGCCGGGGGCGGCACGCCCAACACGGTCACCATGGAGATGCAGTGCCCCTCTGGGAACGCCTCCTGA
- the LOC134375496 gene encoding mas-related G-protein coupled receptor member F isoform X2, giving the protein MCPGVSEAPELYSRGFLTIEQITMLPPPAVMNYIFLLLCLCGLVGNGLVLWFFGFSIKRNPFSIYFLHLASADVGYLFSKAMFSILNTGGFVGAFADYVRSVSQILGLCTFVAGVSLLPAISTERCVSVIFPAWYWHRRPKRLSAVVCALLWILSLLVTSIHSYFCGSLGHEASGVACRHMDIFLGILLFLLFCPLMVLPCLALILHVECRARRRQRSAKLNHVILAMVSVFLVSSIYLGIDWFLFWVFQIPAPFPEYVTDLCICINSSAKPVIYFLAGRDKSQRLWEPLRVVFQRALRDGAELGEAGGGTPNTVTMEMQCPSGNAS; this is encoded by the coding sequence ATGTGTCCCGGCGTGAGTGAGGCCCCAGAGCTGTACAGCCGTGGCTTCCTGACCATAGAGCAGATCACCATGCTGCCACCCCCTGCCGTCATGAATTACATCTTCCTGCTGCTCTGCCTGTGTGGCCTGGTGGGCAATGGGCTGGTCCTCTGGTTTTTCGGCTTCTCCATCAAGAGGAACCCCTTCTCCATCTACTTCCTGCACTTGGCCAGCGCCGACGTCGGCTACCTCTTTAGCAAGGCCATGTTCTCCATCCTCAACACGGGGGGCTTTGTGGGCGCGTTTGCTGACTATGTCCGCAGCGTGTCCCAGATCCTGGGGCTCTGCACATTTGTCGCCGGCGTGAGCCTCCTGCCAGCCATCAGCACGGAGCGCTGCGTGTCGGTCATCTTTCCCGCCTGGTACTGGCACCGGCGGCCCAAGCGCCTGTCGGCTGTGGTGTGTGCCCTGCTCTGGATCCTGTCGCTCCTGGTCACCAGCATACACAGCTACTTCTGTGGGTCCCTGGGCCACGAGGCCTCCGGCGTGGCCTGCAGACACATGGACATCTTCCTGGGcatcctgctcttcctcctcttctgcccGCTCATGGTGCTGCCCTGCCTGGCCCTCATCCTGCACGTGGAGTGCCGGGCCCGGCGGCGCCAGCGGTCTGCCAAGCTCAACCACGTCATCCTGGCCATGGTCTCGGTCTTCCTCGTGTCCTCCATCTACTTAGGGATCGACTGGTTCCTCTTCTGGGTCTTCCAGATCCCGGCCCCCTTCCCCGAGTATGTCACCGACCTGTGCATCTGCATCAACAGCAGTGCCAAGCCCGTCATCTACTTCCTGGCCGGCAGGGACAAGTCGCAGCGGCTGTGGGAGCCTCTCAGGGTGGTCTTCCAGCGCGCCCTGCGGGACGGCGCCGAGCTGGGGGAGGCCGGGGGCGGCACGCCCAACACGGTCACCATGGAGATGCAGTGCCCCTCTGGGAACGCCTCCTGA